In Methylococcus geothermalis, one genomic interval encodes:
- the rpsF gene encoding 30S ribosomal protein S6, translating to MRHYEIVFMVHPDQSGQVPAMIDRYRSIIEGAMGRIHRLEDWGRRQLAYPIAKLHKAHYVLMNIECDQATLEELESGFRFNDAVLRSLTIKRDEAVTEPSALARSGGEAEVERASADDSEDEKAAGVEPNNEAEAEA from the coding sequence GTGCGACATTATGAAATAGTGTTCATGGTCCATCCGGATCAGAGCGGACAGGTGCCGGCGATGATCGACCGGTACCGTTCCATCATCGAAGGCGCGATGGGGCGCATCCATCGCCTGGAGGACTGGGGGCGCCGTCAACTGGCCTATCCTATCGCCAAGCTGCACAAGGCGCATTACGTGTTGATGAACATCGAGTGCGATCAGGCGACTTTGGAAGAACTGGAGAGCGGTTTCCGGTTCAACGACGCGGTGCTGCGCAGTCTGACGATCAAGCGCGACGAGGCGGTAACCGAGCCGTCGGCGCTGGCAAGGTCGGGTGGGGAAGCCGAGGTCGAGCGCGCGTCGGCTGACGACAGCGAAGACGAGAAGGCAGCCGGCGTCGAGCCGAACAACGAGGCGGAAGCAGAGGCCTGA